The Misgurnus anguillicaudatus chromosome 15, ASM2758022v2, whole genome shotgun sequence genome has a window encoding:
- the LOC129419420 gene encoding LOW QUALITY PROTEIN: chitin synthase chs-2 (The sequence of the model RefSeq protein was modified relative to this genomic sequence to represent the inferred CDS: deleted 1 base in 1 codon), with protein sequence MEKQQKSKFSSRRPWDTFRKVPIFQDEQKPKTEVRCLKWMSCIIVTILIFALALLSKTTFLLLITFGNKTATFVEHKVTALLGIGFVLVAPNVLLMIKSVWKIFFKTSALPSKKTILWMLGVEILIAFGSAVLAVVAMPHFDIVTNVMILNSVSILSAVFQVVAQCFNEGMKRFIVIPACSIVLIVVGYILFAISYLASNESSLELKISVGLAILGTIIVSLNWWENFSSLFKVPFLKAVSREMEREKCRNVVAVFSSLIRIVVTAVVLGAYVPLSGQDWKTAMFFFKTPTVGLLVATQIASSALCQWFVVVACKMHFLRRSFVMPMYLVSFAVLIVFFVPVIFMPMGLAKPNSSYCEKVQWTNDDKWVSLMILDVVRTVCSRDIVVNMKTDGLACMGISALCWWLGLILSTIYVWYLKINRIERTKDLFVRRMYEGAFLEQSLLLNIRFEVRKKNKRKLANETIKVFLCATMWHETYDEMMKIIISMFRLDKYRPKSGTNKDVEFEFHIYFDDAFKDVGNGRQQHVNEYAETLVEVMKEVYTLFYSENQSIFKQPPSLPSQRIISTPYGGRLEYTLPKGNLMMVHFKDKTKIRHKKRWSQIMYLYYILGWRLSRQYFLQYEEGAETTSLKERMKRESHNTYILALDGDTDFQPSAVMLLVDRLKLYPQVGAACGRIHPTGSGPMVWYQKFEYAVGHWLQKSAEHVLGCVLCSPGCFSLFRGAALMDDNVMKKYTTKASEASHHVQYDQGEDRWLCTLLLQQGWRVEYNAASDAYTNAPQEFKEFYNQRRRWGPSTMANTIDLLSSGRETSQKNSSISKPYIIYQVISMAASILGPATVCLMIAGSIMFIFKINANVALLLAIAPPAVFLILCLNLKSDTQISIAAVMSVFYAFLMAGTVLSIIGDLVIQKTFMTPSGLILIVMVLLYLITAALHPQEFSLIVYGLLYFLCIPSAYLILAIYSIVNMNNVSWGTRETGGKAKTAAVNSIRKQVMEGLCCKCCPCLGSYEVMKEIPAAEITKVTKKSQAHLKLESSAECSYSSYQSWVEHLQMKSHEFPLLESTLPEDEINFWFLLQKKYLEPLKENKEEQNKIAHDLKALRNKVTFIFFFCNALWLVATFILQTLGDTVSIKFPKIYPNGTESKTEVFYLDPIGLMFLLGFTLLLLIQFLSMLYHRIYTLIHFVAYADTETKAFEKKSSQMAPILDPDHQHENDESDTASYMQNPSALNETGLGSAAV encoded by the exons atggaaaaacaacaaaagagcAAATTCAG ttCAAGGCGACCGTGGGACACCTTCAGAAAAGTTCCCATTTTTCAAGATGAACAAAAACCGAAAACAGAAGTCCGGTGTTTGAAATGGATGTCGTGCATCATTGTGACCATACTCATCTTTGCTCTTGCTCTGCTCAGTAAA ACAACATTTctgcttttgataacttttgggAACAAAACAGCTACATTTGTAGAGCACAAAGTGACTGCTCTTTTAGGCATCGGCTTTGTTTTGGTCGCGCCAAATGTTCTTCTCATGATTAAGAGCGTGTGGAAAATCTTCTTCAAGACTTCAGCTTTGCCctctaaaaaaacaattttatgg ATGCTTGGTGTCGAGATCCTGATAGCGTTTGGATCTGCAGTCTTAGCAGTCGTGGCCATGCCACACTTTGACATTGTCACTAATGTAATGATACTGAACAGTGTGAGCATCCTGTCTGCAGTCTTCCAAGTGGTCGCTCAGTGTTTTAATGAAGGCATGAAGCGCTTCATAGTAATACCAGCGTGCTCCATTGTCCTCATCGTCGTGGGTTACATCCTTTTTGCAATCAGTTATCTTGcttcaaatgaaagctctcttGAGTTGAAAATATCAGTCGGCCTTGCCATCTTAGGAACCATCATCGTTTCTCTGAACTGGTGGGAGAACTTCAGTTCACTCTTTAAGGTCCCGTTTCTTAAGGCTGTTTCTAGAGAAATGGAAAGAGAGAAATGCCGTAACGTGGTCGCCGTCTTTTCCAGTTTGATAAGAATTGTGGTTACTGCAGTTGTGCTTGGAGCTTATGTTCCATTATCAGGACAGGACTGGAAGACagcaatgtttttctttaaaacacccACAGTTGGATTGCTGGTGGCTACCCAGATTGCATCTTCTGCCCTGTGCCAATGGTTTGTGGTCGTCGCTTGCAAAATGCATTTCCTGCGGCGTAGCTTCGTAATGCCCATGTACCTTGTGTCATTCGCAGTTTTGATCGTGTTTTTTGTTCCAGTTATTTTCATGCCTATGGGGCTTGCAAAACCAAATTCTAGCTATTGTGAAAAGGTTCAGTGGACAAATGATGACAAATGGGTGAGCTTGATGATATTGGACGTTGTAAGAACTGTGTGTTCCCGGGACATTGTGGTGAACATGAAGACAGACGGACTGGCATGTATGGGCATCTCTGCTTTGTGCTGGTGGTTGGGACTCATTCTCAGTACAATTTATGTCTGGTACCTGAAGATCAACCGAATTGAAAGGACAAAAGATTTGTTTGTGAGACGCATGTATGAGGGAGCATTTTTGGAACAATCCTTGTTGCTGAACATACGTTTTGAGGtcagaaagaaaaacaagagGAAATT AGCAAATGAAACCATCAAAGTGTTTCTGTGTGCAACAATGTGGCATGAGACCTATGATGAAATGATGAAGATTATCATCTCTATGTTCAG GCTCGATAAATACAGACCAAAGTCCGGCACAAATAAAGATGTGGAGTTCGAATTCCACATTTATTTCGATGACGCCTTCAAGGACGTTGGTAATGGAAGGCAACAACATGTAAATGAATATGCTGAAACTCTTGTGGAAGTCATGAAAGAAGTTTACAC CCTTTTCTACTCAGAAAATCAGAGTATATTTAAGCAGCCACCATCCCTCCCATCTCAGAGGATCATAAGCACTCCGTATGGAGGTCGTCTGGAATACACCCTCCCTAAAGGCAACCTGATGATGGTTCATTTTAAAGACAAGACGAAGATCCGTCACAAGAAGAGATGGTCACAG ATTATGTACCTGTATTACATTCTGGGCTGGAGACTTTCCAGACAGTACTTTTTGCAGTATGAGGAAGGTGCAGAAACAACTTCTCTTAAAGAGAGAATGAAG AGAGAATCTCACAACACATACATCTTGGCCCTGGATGGTGATACTGATTTCCAGCCATCTGCAGTGATGCTATTAGTTGACAGGCTGAAACTCTATCCGCAGGTTGGTGCGGCCTGTGGCAGAATTCACCCGACAGGCTCAG ggCCCATGGTGTGGTATCAGAAGTTTGAATACGCTGTAGGCCACTGGCTGCAAAAGTCTGCAGAGCACGTGCTCGGCTGCGTCCTGTGCAGTCCTGGATGTTTCAGTCTTTTCAGAGGGGCGGCACTCATGGACGACAACGTCATGAAAAAATATACAACCAAAGCCTCTGAGGCCAGCCACCATGTTCAATATGATCAAG GTGAGGACCGCTGGTTGTGCACTCTGCTGCTCCAGCAGGGATGGAGGGTGGAGTATAACGCGGCCTCTGATGCCTACACAAACGCTCCGCAGGAGTTTAAGGAGTTCTACAACCAGCGCAGACGATGGGGACCCTCAACCATGGCCAACACCATTGACCTCTTGAGCTCAGGAAGAGAGACctcacaa aaaaacagctcTATCTCAAAACCTTACATCATTTACCAGGTTATTAGCATGGCAGCTTCCATTCTGGGCCCTGCCACTGTCTGTCTGATGATAGCAG GAAGTATAATGTTCATCTTCAAAATTAATGCAAATGTAGCCCTTCTATTGGCTATAGCTCCCCCTGCTGTCTTCCTGATACTATGCTTAAATCTAAAATCTGACACTCAGATTTCAATTGCGGCAGTCATGAGCGTATTCTATGCATTTCTCATGGCAGGAACAGTTCTCTCAATCATAG GTGATTTAGTTATTCAGAAAACGTTTATGACCCCCAGTGGTCTGATCCTTATTGTCATGGTACTGTTGTATCTCATCACGGCTGCCCTACACCCTCAGGAGTTCTCATTGATCGTCTACGGACTTTTGTACTTCCTCTGCATACCTAGCGCATATCTGATTTTGGCCATTTACTCCATAGTCAACATGAACAATGTCTCGTGGGGTACTCGTGAAACTGGTGGCAAGGCTAAAACTGCAGCAGTCAATTCCATCAGGAAGCAGGTCATGGAGGGTTTATGTTGTAAATGTTGTCCATGCTTGGGATCTTATGAAGTTATGAAAGAGATACCAGCAGCAGAAATCACAAAAGTGACTAAAAAATCACAAGCTCACCTGAAATTAGAAAG CTCAGCTGAGTGTTCATATAGTTCCTATCAAT CTTGGGTTGAACATCTTCAGATGAAATCTCACGAATTTCCTCTTCTTGAATCTACACTCCCTGAG GATGAAATAAATTTCTGGTTCCTGCTGCAGAAAAAGTATCTAGAGCCtcttaaagaaaataaagaagaacaaaacaaaattgcCCATGATCTGAAAGCACTACGAAATAAG gtgacatttatatttttcttctGCAATGCACTTTGGTTAGTGGCAACATTCATCCTTCAAACTCTCGGTGACACAGTTTCCATAAAGTTCCCAAAGATCTATCCGAATGGGACTGAGTCCAAGACAGAAGTGTTTTATCTTGATCCTATTGGACTGATGTTTCTACTGGGCTTCACATTGTTGTTGCTGATACAGTTTTTGTCAATGCTTTACCACAG AATCTATACATTAATCCATTTTGTGGCGTATGCTGATACAGAAACAAAAGCTTTTGAAAAGAAGTCATCTCAG ATGGCACCGATTCTGGACCCAGACCACCAGCATGAAAACGATGAGTCTGACACAGCCTCGTACATGCAGAACCCATCTGCACTGAATGAGACAGGTCTTGGGTCAGCTGCGGTATAA